One window from the genome of Lacerta agilis isolate rLacAgi1 chromosome 16, rLacAgi1.pri, whole genome shotgun sequence encodes:
- the GNE gene encoding bifunctional UDP-N-acetylglucosamine 2-epimerase/N-acetylmannosamine kinase isoform X2, with product MEKNGNNRKLRVCVATCNRADYSKLAPIMFGIKAEPQFFELDVVVLGSHLIDDYGNTYRMIEQDDFDIHTRLHTIVRGEDEAAMVESVGLALVKLPDVLNRLKPDIMIVHGDRFDALALATSAALMNIRILHIEGGEVSGTIDDSIRHAITKLAHYHVCCTRSAEQHLISMCEDHDRILLAGCPSYDKLLSAKNKDYMSIILMWLGEDVKPKDYIIALQHPVTTDIKHSIKMFELTLDALISFNKRTLVLFPNIDAGSKEMVRVMRKKGVEHHPNFRAVKHVPFDQFIQLVAHAGCMIGNSSCGVREVGAFGTPVINLGTRQIGRETGENVLHVRDADTQDKILQALHLQFGKQYPCSKIYGDGNAVPRILKFLKSIDLQEPLQKKFCFPSVKENISQDIDHILETQSALAVDLGGTNLRVAIVSMKGEIVKKYTQLNPKTYEDRIELILKMCVEAASEAVNLNCRILGVGISTGGRVNPREGVVLHSTKLIQEWNTVDLRTPISDVLHLPVWVDNDGNCAALAERKFGQGKGVENFVTLITGTGIGGGIIHQNELIHGSSFCAAELGHIVVSLDGPECLCGSHGCIEAYASGIALQREAKKLHDEDLLLIGGMSVMKEEAVTAAHLIQAAKLGNTKAEHIVKTAGRALGLGVVNILHTINPSLVILSGILASHYINTVKDVIHQQALFSVQNVKVVVSELSDPALLGAASMVLDYTTRRIY from the exons ATGGAGAAGAATGGGAACAACCGGAAACTTCGGGTTTGTGTTGCTACCTGCAACAGGGCTGATTATTCCAAATTGGCCCCAATCATGTTTGGCATTAAAGCAGAGCCACAGTTCTTTGAGCTGGATGTTGTGGTTTTGGGCTCCCACCTGATTGATGACTATGG taACACTTACCGTATGATTGAACAGGACGACTTTGACATCCACACTAGGTTACACACAATAGTGAGAGGAGAAGATGAGGCAGCCATGGTGGAATCTGTAGGCCTTGCCTTGGTCAAGCTGCCAGATGTCCTCAATCGTCTGAAGCCTGACATAATGATAGTCCATGGAGACAGGTTTGATGCTTTAGCATTAGCAACATCTGCAGCCTTAATGAACATTCGAATTCTTCATATTGAAGGCGGAGAAGTCAGCGGTACTATAGATGACTCCATCAGACATGCCATAACCAAGCTGGCTCATTACCATGTGTGTTGCACAAGAAGTGCAGAGCAGCATTTGATATCTATGTGTGAAGACCACGACCGTATCCTCTTGGCAGGCTGCCCTTCATATGATAAGTTGCTATCTGCCAAAAACAAGGACTACATGAGCATTATCCTCATGTGGTTAG GTGAAGATGTAAAACCAAAGGATTATATAATTGCTTTACAGCACCCAGTGACCACAGACATTAAACATTCCATAAAGATGTTTGAATTGACTTTGGATGCCTTAATCTCTTTTAACAAGAGAACGTTGGTTTTATTTCCAAATATTGATGCAG GGAGCAAAGAAATGGTTCGGGTAATGAGGAAGAAGGGTGTTGAACACCACCCTAATTTTCGAGCAGTAAAGCATGTTCCATTTGACCAGTTCATTCAGCTGGTGGCTCACGCTGGCTGTATGATTGGAAACAGTAGCTGTGGTGTGCGAGAGGTTGGGGCATTTGGTACTCCTGTCATCAATCTTGGGACACGCCAGATAGGAAGAGAAACAG GTGAAAATGTCCTTCACGTTCGTGATGCTGACACCCAGGACAAAATACTGCAAGCTCTGCACCTCCAGTTTGGGAAACAATATCCTTG CTCAAAGATATATGGAGATGGGAATGCTGTTCCAAGAATCCTAAAGTTTCTTAAGTCTATTGATCTTCAAGAACCCCTTCAGAAGAAATTCTGCTTCCCTTCTGTAAAGGAAAACATCTCTCAAGATATTGACCATATCCTTGAGACCCAGAGTGCTTTGGCAGTGGATCTGGGTGGAACAAACCTCCGAGTAGCAATTGTCAGCATGAAG GGTGAAATAGTTAAGAAATATACCCAGCTGAATCCAAAAACTTATGAAGACAGAATAGAATTGATCCTTAAGATGTGTGTAGAAGCCGCCTCAGAAGCAGTAAATCTAAACTGCAGAATTCTGGGTGTGG GTATTTCTACAGGTGGACGAGTAAATCCCCGAGAAGGCGTTGTTCTTCATTCCACAAAACTTATTCAGGAGTGGAATACTGTTGATCTGCGTACTCCGATATCGGATGTGCTTCACTTGCCAGTGTGGGTAGACAATGACGGTAACTGTGCAGCTCTGGCAGAGAGAAAATTTGGGCAAGGAAAAGGAGTGGAAAACTTCGTAACCCTCATCACTGGTACAG GTATTGGTGGTGGAATCATTCATCAGAATGAATTGATCCATGGAAGTTCTTTTTGTGCTGCTGAGCTTGGACACATTGTAGTCTCTTTAGATGGACCCGAGTGCCTGTGTGGGAGCCATGGATGTATCGAAGCGTATGCTTCTGGAATAGCCTTGCAGAGAGAAGCTAAGAAGTTGCACGATG AGGATTTATTGTTAATTGGGGGGATGTCTGTAATGAAGGAAGAGGCAGTAACTGCTGCACATCTCATCCAGGCAGCCAAACTAGGAAATACAAAAGCTGAGCATATTGTCAAAACAG CAGGGAGAGCTCTGGGCCTTGGAGTTGTGAACATCCTGCATACTATTAACCCCTCCCTTGTGATACTTTCTGGCATCCTTGCAAGCCATTATATCAACACTGTCAAAGATGTGATTCATCAGCAGGCGTTGTTCTCTGTGCAGAATGTCAAGGTGGTTGTCTCAGAGCTGTCAGATCCTGCCTTGCTTGGAGCTGCTAGTATGGTTCTGGACTATACAACACGCAGGATATACTAG
- the GNE gene encoding bifunctional UDP-N-acetylglucosamine 2-epimerase/N-acetylmannosamine kinase isoform X1, whose translation MGSNVRLRREQQIPLGPHELYFTNLSKQKQKRVMEKNGNNRKLRVCVATCNRADYSKLAPIMFGIKAEPQFFELDVVVLGSHLIDDYGNTYRMIEQDDFDIHTRLHTIVRGEDEAAMVESVGLALVKLPDVLNRLKPDIMIVHGDRFDALALATSAALMNIRILHIEGGEVSGTIDDSIRHAITKLAHYHVCCTRSAEQHLISMCEDHDRILLAGCPSYDKLLSAKNKDYMSIILMWLGEDVKPKDYIIALQHPVTTDIKHSIKMFELTLDALISFNKRTLVLFPNIDAGSKEMVRVMRKKGVEHHPNFRAVKHVPFDQFIQLVAHAGCMIGNSSCGVREVGAFGTPVINLGTRQIGRETGENVLHVRDADTQDKILQALHLQFGKQYPCSKIYGDGNAVPRILKFLKSIDLQEPLQKKFCFPSVKENISQDIDHILETQSALAVDLGGTNLRVAIVSMKGEIVKKYTQLNPKTYEDRIELILKMCVEAASEAVNLNCRILGVGISTGGRVNPREGVVLHSTKLIQEWNTVDLRTPISDVLHLPVWVDNDGNCAALAERKFGQGKGVENFVTLITGTGIGGGIIHQNELIHGSSFCAAELGHIVVSLDGPECLCGSHGCIEAYASGIALQREAKKLHDEDLLLIGGMSVMKEEAVTAAHLIQAAKLGNTKAEHIVKTAGRALGLGVVNILHTINPSLVILSGILASHYINTVKDVIHQQALFSVQNVKVVVSELSDPALLGAASMVLDYTTRRIY comes from the exons GAACTATATTTCACGAACCTTtctaaacagaaacaaaagcgAGTAATGGAGAAGAATGGGAACAACCGGAAACTTCGGGTTTGTGTTGCTACCTGCAACAGGGCTGATTATTCCAAATTGGCCCCAATCATGTTTGGCATTAAAGCAGAGCCACAGTTCTTTGAGCTGGATGTTGTGGTTTTGGGCTCCCACCTGATTGATGACTATGG taACACTTACCGTATGATTGAACAGGACGACTTTGACATCCACACTAGGTTACACACAATAGTGAGAGGAGAAGATGAGGCAGCCATGGTGGAATCTGTAGGCCTTGCCTTGGTCAAGCTGCCAGATGTCCTCAATCGTCTGAAGCCTGACATAATGATAGTCCATGGAGACAGGTTTGATGCTTTAGCATTAGCAACATCTGCAGCCTTAATGAACATTCGAATTCTTCATATTGAAGGCGGAGAAGTCAGCGGTACTATAGATGACTCCATCAGACATGCCATAACCAAGCTGGCTCATTACCATGTGTGTTGCACAAGAAGTGCAGAGCAGCATTTGATATCTATGTGTGAAGACCACGACCGTATCCTCTTGGCAGGCTGCCCTTCATATGATAAGTTGCTATCTGCCAAAAACAAGGACTACATGAGCATTATCCTCATGTGGTTAG GTGAAGATGTAAAACCAAAGGATTATATAATTGCTTTACAGCACCCAGTGACCACAGACATTAAACATTCCATAAAGATGTTTGAATTGACTTTGGATGCCTTAATCTCTTTTAACAAGAGAACGTTGGTTTTATTTCCAAATATTGATGCAG GGAGCAAAGAAATGGTTCGGGTAATGAGGAAGAAGGGTGTTGAACACCACCCTAATTTTCGAGCAGTAAAGCATGTTCCATTTGACCAGTTCATTCAGCTGGTGGCTCACGCTGGCTGTATGATTGGAAACAGTAGCTGTGGTGTGCGAGAGGTTGGGGCATTTGGTACTCCTGTCATCAATCTTGGGACACGCCAGATAGGAAGAGAAACAG GTGAAAATGTCCTTCACGTTCGTGATGCTGACACCCAGGACAAAATACTGCAAGCTCTGCACCTCCAGTTTGGGAAACAATATCCTTG CTCAAAGATATATGGAGATGGGAATGCTGTTCCAAGAATCCTAAAGTTTCTTAAGTCTATTGATCTTCAAGAACCCCTTCAGAAGAAATTCTGCTTCCCTTCTGTAAAGGAAAACATCTCTCAAGATATTGACCATATCCTTGAGACCCAGAGTGCTTTGGCAGTGGATCTGGGTGGAACAAACCTCCGAGTAGCAATTGTCAGCATGAAG GGTGAAATAGTTAAGAAATATACCCAGCTGAATCCAAAAACTTATGAAGACAGAATAGAATTGATCCTTAAGATGTGTGTAGAAGCCGCCTCAGAAGCAGTAAATCTAAACTGCAGAATTCTGGGTGTGG GTATTTCTACAGGTGGACGAGTAAATCCCCGAGAAGGCGTTGTTCTTCATTCCACAAAACTTATTCAGGAGTGGAATACTGTTGATCTGCGTACTCCGATATCGGATGTGCTTCACTTGCCAGTGTGGGTAGACAATGACGGTAACTGTGCAGCTCTGGCAGAGAGAAAATTTGGGCAAGGAAAAGGAGTGGAAAACTTCGTAACCCTCATCACTGGTACAG GTATTGGTGGTGGAATCATTCATCAGAATGAATTGATCCATGGAAGTTCTTTTTGTGCTGCTGAGCTTGGACACATTGTAGTCTCTTTAGATGGACCCGAGTGCCTGTGTGGGAGCCATGGATGTATCGAAGCGTATGCTTCTGGAATAGCCTTGCAGAGAGAAGCTAAGAAGTTGCACGATG AGGATTTATTGTTAATTGGGGGGATGTCTGTAATGAAGGAAGAGGCAGTAACTGCTGCACATCTCATCCAGGCAGCCAAACTAGGAAATACAAAAGCTGAGCATATTGTCAAAACAG CAGGGAGAGCTCTGGGCCTTGGAGTTGTGAACATCCTGCATACTATTAACCCCTCCCTTGTGATACTTTCTGGCATCCTTGCAAGCCATTATATCAACACTGTCAAAGATGTGATTCATCAGCAGGCGTTGTTCTCTGTGCAGAATGTCAAGGTGGTTGTCTCAGAGCTGTCAGATCCTGCCTTGCTTGGAGCTGCTAGTATGGTTCTGGACTATACAACACGCAGGATATACTAG